The proteins below come from a single Candidatus Eisenbacteria bacterium genomic window:
- a CDS encoding ArsA family ATPase, translating into MTAPFARRLHFVVGKGGVGKTTVACALARLFARRGFRTLAVEMEAGGRLPAVLGAPASVGTPSAIDANLSVVSIDGRAALEEYLGLIIPVRRLLSTVFSSRIYQYFVAAAPGLKELMTVGKVWYEATRREGTRPAWDVIVVDAPATGHGLHYLRMPQAARDTFGAGLVEREATKVVELLQDPATTAVHLVTLAEDMPVTETLEAHAQIAGPLHLPIGAVIVNRMHARRFTAEVIERVERAAEAAHGDERTILAAVAARATEESGWAAINAQHAERLRAALGQASIVELPYLFAEEFGAAEIDLLSRHLEEGAALPAARRA; encoded by the coding sequence GTGACCGCGCCGTTCGCGCGGCGGCTGCACTTCGTCGTCGGCAAGGGCGGGGTGGGGAAGACGACGGTCGCGTGCGCGCTGGCGCGCCTGTTCGCGCGGCGGGGGTTTCGGACGCTCGCGGTCGAGATGGAGGCGGGCGGGCGCCTGCCCGCCGTGCTCGGGGCACCTGCGTCGGTTGGCACGCCGAGCGCGATCGACGCGAACCTCTCCGTGGTCTCGATCGACGGCCGCGCTGCGCTCGAAGAGTATCTCGGCCTCATCATCCCGGTGCGCCGTCTGCTCTCGACCGTGTTCTCGAGCCGCATCTACCAGTACTTCGTGGCCGCGGCGCCGGGGTTGAAGGAGCTGATGACGGTCGGCAAGGTCTGGTACGAGGCGACGCGTCGCGAGGGCACGCGTCCGGCGTGGGACGTGATCGTCGTCGACGCGCCGGCGACCGGTCACGGCCTGCACTATCTCCGCATGCCGCAGGCCGCCCGCGACACGTTCGGGGCCGGGCTCGTCGAGCGCGAGGCGACGAAGGTCGTGGAGCTGTTGCAGGATCCGGCGACGACCGCGGTGCACCTCGTGACGCTGGCCGAGGACATGCCGGTCACCGAGACGCTCGAGGCGCACGCGCAGATCGCCGGCCCGCTCCACCTGCCGATCGGCGCGGTCATCGTGAACCGCATGCACGCGCGTCGCTTCACCGCCGAGGTGATCGAGCGGGTCGAGCGCGCGGCGGAGGCGGCGCACGGCGACGAGCGCACGATCCTCGCCGCGGTCGCCGCGCGCGCGACCGAGGAGAGCGGCTGGGCCGCGATCAACGCGCAGCACGCCGAGCGCTTGCGCGCCGCGCTCGGGCAGGCGTCGATCGTCGAGCTGCCGTACCTCTTCGCCGAGGAGTTCGGCGCCGCCGAGATCGACCTCCTGTCGCGGCACCTCGAGGAGGGTGCGGCCCTACCGGCCGCGCGCCGGGCATGA